In Tachysurus fulvidraco isolate hzauxx_2018 chromosome 11, HZAU_PFXX_2.0, whole genome shotgun sequence, one DNA window encodes the following:
- the LOC113637899 gene encoding chloride channel protein 2-like isoform X2 has protein sequence MYGCTDESKNRSSCMARLTGQRQTVESSQKVKRKSLWKTFLIWHIGEEWIILILLGIIPGFLSWAMDYGIDFGLHSTRKLYEMAHYNVFLQYLAWISIPILLICFATIFTCFVGPQAAGSGIPEMKTIVKGVMVKDHLSLNTLLAKLVGLTCALGSGMPLGKESPFVHIGSICALQLHRLRAFIGGVKASESQAIELLITGAGVGIACCFGSPIGGILYSIEVATSFVMVRCYWKCYVAATISAFVFRILPAWSGKNENIIPLFNTDFRLEFPYELHEFLSFTILGILSGLFGACFVFVNGVMVRFIRSPHRISRFLAKTRVLYPVIVTLVISTLTFPPGFGQFMAGELTQRETLLALFDNHTWSKHFEGHHFDHSDHSVAWKHPRVNVFGTLAISLITKFFMSAVAISMPVPCGAFVPAFVIGAGLGRLVGEVAAVVLPEGVYSNGTVYSLIPGSYAVAGAAAMSGAATHTISTAMIVFELTGQINFLFPILFCVIIANIVAQSLQPSLYDSLICIRKLPYPVDISWDHKGESDIRVEDIMVNDVKYITLNSTYRDLQDLLLTKLRTLPLVKCEESKVLLGSMERTQLQALLSNQLSRMRRLKYVHRQAQNKEDVLETSVVGPSESFSSPLTERGYEGSDVTIKSLLCGHSSVDIEEDPDVKDTMTMREIITWEEQQLDEKVDFNLCKIDHASVQILEKTSLQKVHKIISMMALDHAYVTSVGRLVGVVSHKELRKAFETSVKVSGAKAHAPMASFRENSARFRKTATPEATELHKLLGSQTNLNQIT, from the exons ATGTACGGCTGCACAGATGAGTCAAAAAACAGGAGTAGCTGCATGGCCCGTCTTACAGGACAGAGGCAGACTGTGGAGTCCAGCCAAAAAGTCAAAC GGAAGTCATTGTGGAAGACGTTCCTAATTTGGCACATCGGGGAGGAATGGATCATTCTCATCCTGTTAGGAATCATCCCAGGCTTCCTCAGCTGGGCCATGGATTATGGCATAGACTTTGGCCTGcact CTACGAGGAAGTTGTATGAGATGGCACATTATAACGTATTCCTGCAGTATCTGGCCTGGATTTCTATCCCCATACTGCTGATCTGCTTTGCCACCATATTTACTTGCTTTGTAGGACCACAAGCTGCAG GATCCGGAATCCCAGAGATGAAGACGATTGTAAAAGGAGTGATGGTTAAAGATCACCTGAGCCTCAATACACTGCTGGCCAAACTGGTCGGTCTGACCTGCGCTCTGGGCAGTGGCATGCCTCTAGGGAAAGAg AGTCCTTTTGTTCATATAGGAAGCATCTGTGCATTACAGCTCCACCGGTTAAGGGCGTTCATCGGAGGTGTTAAAGCG agtGAGTCTCAGGCCATCGAGCTGCTGATTACTGGTGCTGGTGTTGGAATTGCCTGCTGCTTTGGCTCACCCATTGGAG gaATCCTGTACAGTATAGAAGTGGCCACGTCATTCGTCATGGTCCGCTGTTACTGGAAATGTTATGTTGCTGCTACCATCAGTGCCTTCGTATTTAGAATCCTGCCGGCGTGGAGTGgaaaaaatg aaaatattatTCCTCTATTTAACACTGATTTTCGTCTGGAATTTCCCTATGAACTCCATGAGTTTCTGTCCTTCACCATCCTGgg GATTCTGAGTGGGCTTTTTGGAGCATGTTTTGTCTTTGTGAACGGCGTAATGGTGCGTTTCATCAGGAGCCCTCACCGCATTAGCAGGTTCCTCGCCAAGAC tcGTGTGCTGTATCCCGTTATTGTCACGCTGGTTATCTCTACATTGACCTTTCCTCCTGGATTTGGACAGTTCATGGCAGGCGAG CTCACTCAGAGGGAAACTCTCCTCGCACTTTTTGACAACCACACCTGGTCAAAACATTTTGAAGGCCACCATTTTGATCACTCAGACCATTCCGTGGCATGGAAACACCCACGAGTCAACGTCTTCGGCACACTCGCTATCTCGTTAATCACAAAG TTCTTCATGTCAGCAGTGGCCATCTCCATGCCTGTCCCCTGTGGAGCGTTTGTACCTGCTTTTGTCATCG GTGCAGGTCTTGGCCGATTAGTTGGTGAAGTGGCAGCTGTTGTTTTACCTGAAGGAGTTTATTCAAATGGCACTGTTTACTCTTTAATACCTGGAAGCTATGCTGTAGCAg GAGCAGCAGCAATGTCTGGTGCAGCCACTCATACCATCTCCACAGCCATGATAGTTTTCGAGTTGACCGGTCAGATCAACTTCCTCTTCCCaatattattttgtgttataaTAGCTAATATCGTAGCACAAAGTCTGCAGCCATCACTATACGATTCGCTCATATGTATCCGGAAACTTCCGTATCCTGTAGACATTAGCTGGGACCACAAGGG AGAGTCTGATATTCGTGTGGAGGACATCATGGTGAACGATGTGAAATACATCACGCTGAACTCCACGTACAGAGACCTGCAGGACCTCCTGCTCACAAAGCTAAGGACTCTTCCCTTAGTAAAATGTGAAG AGTCAAAGGTATTACTGGGTTCTATGGAGCGTACACAGCTGCAGGCGCTGCTGTCCAATCAGCTCAGCCGAATGCGGAGACTCAAATACGTCCATCGGCAAGCACAGAACAAGGAAGATGTCCTTGAG ACCTCTGTAGTTGGACCATCTGAGTCGTTTTCTTCACCATTAACAGAGAGAG GTTACGAAGGTTCAGATGTTACCATTAAAAGCCTCTTGTGTGGCCATTCTAGTGTGGATATAGAG gAGGATCCTGATGTGAAAGATACTATGACAATGAGAGAG ATCATCACGTGGGAAGAGCAACAGCTTGATGAAAAGGTCGACTTTAACCTCTGTAAGATTGACCATGCCTCTGTACAGATATTAGAAAAAACCTCTCTGCAGAAG GTCCACAAGATCATCTCAATGATGGCTTTGGACCATGCATATGTCACAAGTGTCGGGAGACTTGTAGGAGTTGTGTCACATAAAGAG CTCCGGAAGGCCTTTGAGACTTCAGTAAAGGTTTCAGGAGCCAAAGCACACGCACCAATGGCCAGCTTTAGAGAGAACAGCGCCAGGTTTAGGAAGACGGCAACACCAGAGGCCACAGAGCTCCACAAACTTCTGGGTAGCCAAACGAATCTGA
- the alp3 gene encoding alkaline phosphatase, tissue-nonspecific isozyme, giving the protein MIRFLVCFLCFLLTASGKSIKMDEENPEFWRSQAQATLNSALRRKLNANVAKNIVLFLGDGMGITTITAARILKGQLEKRPGEETVMTMDTFPYVGLAKVYTVDFQIPDSAATGTAYLCGVKTNLNVVGLSASARNGVCRTQTGNEVTSILKWAKDAGKSVGIVTTTRVQHATPAASYAHSASRKWYSDADMPAAAKRDGCTDIASQLISNTDIDVIIGGGRKYMTPKDTVDPEYPTDLKSAGTREDERNLINEWISLKERKVAHYVWNKTEFDAVDPKTTDYLMALFEPGDLRFEVERDPLTDPSITEMTEKAIRILQKNPRGFFLLVEGGRIDQGHHASRASMALHETVALDNAVARALELTNEEETLTVVTADHSHSLSFNGYPFRGNSILGKSPVFGTDLLPYTTLMYGNGPGHKIINNKRPDIRKVDTKSKDYVQLAAVPLDTETHGGEDVAVLARGPMAHLFQGINEQNYIAHAMAYAACVGTNQNHCYTA; this is encoded by the exons ATGATCCGGTTCCTGGTGTGTTTCCTGTGCTTTCTTCTGACTGCCTCTGGAAAGTCCATAAAGA tggACGAGGAGAACCCAGAGTTCTGGAGATCTCAGGCTCAGGCTACGCTAAACTCGGCTCTCAGGAGGAAACTCAATGCTAATGTGGCTAAAAACATTGTTCTGTTTCTTGGAGATG gaatgGGCATCACTACTATCACAGCTGCTCGCATACTGAAAGGCCAACTGGAGAAACGTCCAGGTGAGGAGACTGTCATGACCATGGACACATTCCCTTATGTCGGTCTCGctaag GTGTACACAGTAGATTTTCAGATCCCAGACAGCGCAGCAACAGGGACAGCATATCTGTGTGGAGTGAAGACAAATCTGaatgttgtgggtttgagtgcCTCTGCACGGAATGGTGTGTGTcgcacacagacaggaaatGAGGTCACATCCATCCTTAAATGGGCTAAAGATGCAG gaAAGTCAGTTGGCATAGTAACAACGACCCGTGTACAACACGCCACTCCAGCGGCTTCTTACGCCCACAGTGCCAGCAGGAAGTGGTACAGTGACGCAGACATGCCCGCAGCGGCCAAGAGAGATGGCTGCACTGACATTGCCTCCCAGCTCATCTCCAACACCGACattgat gtgATTATTGGTGGTGGCCGTAAGTACATGACCCCTAAAGACACGGTGGACCCCGAGTACCCCACTGACCTGAAATCAGCTGGCACAAGAGAGGATGAACGCAACCTCATAAATGAGTGGATCAGCCTGAAGGAGAGAAAG GTCGCTCACTATGTGTGGAATAAGACAGAGTTTGATGCGGTGGACCCCAAGACTACAGACTACCTTATGG CCCTGTTTGAACCCGGTGACCTGAGGTTCGAGGTGGAGAGAGACCCACTCACAGATCCATCTATTACGGAGATGACAGAGAAAGCCATCCGCATCCTACAGAAGAACCCAAGAGGATTCTTTCTGCTGGTGGAGG GTGGACGTATCGATCAGGGACATCACGCTAGTCGTGCCTCTATGGCACTACATGAGACTGTTGCCCTTGACAATGCTGTTGCCCGGGCACTAGAGCTGACCAATGAGGAAGAGACACTAACTGTTGTCACTGCTGACCACTCCCACTCGCTCTCGTTTAATGGGTATCCCTTCAGAGGAAACAGCATTCTGG GTAAATCTCCTGTTTTCGGGACTGACCTGCTCCCGTATACCACTCTGATGTACGGAAACGGCCCTGGACACAAAATCATCAACAACAAACGACCAGACATTCGCAAAGTGGACACCA agAGTAAGGACTACGTGCAGCTGGCTGCGGTTCCTCTCGATACGGAGACTCATGGTGGTGAGGATGTGGCCGTGTTGGCTCGAGGACCCATGGCTCATCTCTTTCAGGGCATTAATGAGCAGAACTACATTGCTCATGCCATGGCCTATGCAGCCTGTGTGGGAACCAATCAGAATCACTGCTACACTGCATGA
- the LOC113637899 gene encoding chloride channel protein 2-like isoform X1: protein MASVEPEEKTTLHSEMQQMYGCTDESKNRSSCMARLTGQRQTVESSQKVKRKSLWKTFLIWHIGEEWIILILLGIIPGFLSWAMDYGIDFGLHSTRKLYEMAHYNVFLQYLAWISIPILLICFATIFTCFVGPQAAGSGIPEMKTIVKGVMVKDHLSLNTLLAKLVGLTCALGSGMPLGKESPFVHIGSICALQLHRLRAFIGGVKASESQAIELLITGAGVGIACCFGSPIGGILYSIEVATSFVMVRCYWKCYVAATISAFVFRILPAWSGKNENIIPLFNTDFRLEFPYELHEFLSFTILGILSGLFGACFVFVNGVMVRFIRSPHRISRFLAKTRVLYPVIVTLVISTLTFPPGFGQFMAGELTQRETLLALFDNHTWSKHFEGHHFDHSDHSVAWKHPRVNVFGTLAISLITKFFMSAVAISMPVPCGAFVPAFVIGAGLGRLVGEVAAVVLPEGVYSNGTVYSLIPGSYAVAGAAAMSGAATHTISTAMIVFELTGQINFLFPILFCVIIANIVAQSLQPSLYDSLICIRKLPYPVDISWDHKGESDIRVEDIMVNDVKYITLNSTYRDLQDLLLTKLRTLPLVKCEESKVLLGSMERTQLQALLSNQLSRMRRLKYVHRQAQNKEDVLETSVVGPSESFSSPLTERGYEGSDVTIKSLLCGHSSVDIEEDPDVKDTMTMREIITWEEQQLDEKVDFNLCKIDHASVQILEKTSLQKVHKIISMMALDHAYVTSVGRLVGVVSHKELRKAFETSVKVSGAKAHAPMASFRENSARFRKTATPEATELHKLLGSQTNLNQIT from the exons atggCCTCTGTGGAACCTGAAGAAAAGACCACACTTCATTCTGAAATGCAGCag ATGTACGGCTGCACAGATGAGTCAAAAAACAGGAGTAGCTGCATGGCCCGTCTTACAGGACAGAGGCAGACTGTGGAGTCCAGCCAAAAAGTCAAAC GGAAGTCATTGTGGAAGACGTTCCTAATTTGGCACATCGGGGAGGAATGGATCATTCTCATCCTGTTAGGAATCATCCCAGGCTTCCTCAGCTGGGCCATGGATTATGGCATAGACTTTGGCCTGcact CTACGAGGAAGTTGTATGAGATGGCACATTATAACGTATTCCTGCAGTATCTGGCCTGGATTTCTATCCCCATACTGCTGATCTGCTTTGCCACCATATTTACTTGCTTTGTAGGACCACAAGCTGCAG GATCCGGAATCCCAGAGATGAAGACGATTGTAAAAGGAGTGATGGTTAAAGATCACCTGAGCCTCAATACACTGCTGGCCAAACTGGTCGGTCTGACCTGCGCTCTGGGCAGTGGCATGCCTCTAGGGAAAGAg AGTCCTTTTGTTCATATAGGAAGCATCTGTGCATTACAGCTCCACCGGTTAAGGGCGTTCATCGGAGGTGTTAAAGCG agtGAGTCTCAGGCCATCGAGCTGCTGATTACTGGTGCTGGTGTTGGAATTGCCTGCTGCTTTGGCTCACCCATTGGAG gaATCCTGTACAGTATAGAAGTGGCCACGTCATTCGTCATGGTCCGCTGTTACTGGAAATGTTATGTTGCTGCTACCATCAGTGCCTTCGTATTTAGAATCCTGCCGGCGTGGAGTGgaaaaaatg aaaatattatTCCTCTATTTAACACTGATTTTCGTCTGGAATTTCCCTATGAACTCCATGAGTTTCTGTCCTTCACCATCCTGgg GATTCTGAGTGGGCTTTTTGGAGCATGTTTTGTCTTTGTGAACGGCGTAATGGTGCGTTTCATCAGGAGCCCTCACCGCATTAGCAGGTTCCTCGCCAAGAC tcGTGTGCTGTATCCCGTTATTGTCACGCTGGTTATCTCTACATTGACCTTTCCTCCTGGATTTGGACAGTTCATGGCAGGCGAG CTCACTCAGAGGGAAACTCTCCTCGCACTTTTTGACAACCACACCTGGTCAAAACATTTTGAAGGCCACCATTTTGATCACTCAGACCATTCCGTGGCATGGAAACACCCACGAGTCAACGTCTTCGGCACACTCGCTATCTCGTTAATCACAAAG TTCTTCATGTCAGCAGTGGCCATCTCCATGCCTGTCCCCTGTGGAGCGTTTGTACCTGCTTTTGTCATCG GTGCAGGTCTTGGCCGATTAGTTGGTGAAGTGGCAGCTGTTGTTTTACCTGAAGGAGTTTATTCAAATGGCACTGTTTACTCTTTAATACCTGGAAGCTATGCTGTAGCAg GAGCAGCAGCAATGTCTGGTGCAGCCACTCATACCATCTCCACAGCCATGATAGTTTTCGAGTTGACCGGTCAGATCAACTTCCTCTTCCCaatattattttgtgttataaTAGCTAATATCGTAGCACAAAGTCTGCAGCCATCACTATACGATTCGCTCATATGTATCCGGAAACTTCCGTATCCTGTAGACATTAGCTGGGACCACAAGGG AGAGTCTGATATTCGTGTGGAGGACATCATGGTGAACGATGTGAAATACATCACGCTGAACTCCACGTACAGAGACCTGCAGGACCTCCTGCTCACAAAGCTAAGGACTCTTCCCTTAGTAAAATGTGAAG AGTCAAAGGTATTACTGGGTTCTATGGAGCGTACACAGCTGCAGGCGCTGCTGTCCAATCAGCTCAGCCGAATGCGGAGACTCAAATACGTCCATCGGCAAGCACAGAACAAGGAAGATGTCCTTGAG ACCTCTGTAGTTGGACCATCTGAGTCGTTTTCTTCACCATTAACAGAGAGAG GTTACGAAGGTTCAGATGTTACCATTAAAAGCCTCTTGTGTGGCCATTCTAGTGTGGATATAGAG gAGGATCCTGATGTGAAAGATACTATGACAATGAGAGAG ATCATCACGTGGGAAGAGCAACAGCTTGATGAAAAGGTCGACTTTAACCTCTGTAAGATTGACCATGCCTCTGTACAGATATTAGAAAAAACCTCTCTGCAGAAG GTCCACAAGATCATCTCAATGATGGCTTTGGACCATGCATATGTCACAAGTGTCGGGAGACTTGTAGGAGTTGTGTCACATAAAGAG CTCCGGAAGGCCTTTGAGACTTCAGTAAAGGTTTCAGGAGCCAAAGCACACGCACCAATGGCCAGCTTTAGAGAGAACAGCGCCAGGTTTAGGAAGACGGCAACACCAGAGGCCACAGAGCTCCACAAACTTCTGGGTAGCCAAACGAATCTGA